A region of the Nocardia asteroides genome:
AATCCCAGCCGCTGGCCCTTCTTGATCTCTTGGCCGCCGAGCACGGTGTCCTGAGTCGCCGTGCGCTGGAAGGCGGTGACGGGGGTGGCCCACCGGACGATCTCGTCGGGCGCGGTGCGCGGACGCTGCTGCTTGTAGATCTCCCACTGCTCGGGGTTGTCCACGAACGCCTTCATGCCGTGGGTGATCGAATTACGCGTGGTCTCGTTGCCCGCCACCGACAGCAGGATGACGAAGAACGCGAACTCGTCCGAGCCCAGGTGTTCGCCGTCGATGTCGGCGTTGACCAGTTGGGTGACGATGTCCTCGGCCGGGCAGGCACGCCGCTGCTCGGCCATGTTCCAGGCGTAACCCATCACCTCCGCGGTGGCGGCTTGGTGATCGCCCTCGAATTCCGGGTCGTCGTAGGAGATCATCTGGTTGGACCAGTCGAAGATCTTCTTCCGGTCCTCCTGCGGGATGCCCAGCAACTCGGCGATGGCTTGCAACGGCAGTTCACAGGCGACCTGCTCGACGAAATCGCCGCTACCGGCCTTCTTGGCCTCGTGCACGATCCGAGCGGCGCGTTCGGTGAGCGCGGCGCGCAGGCTCTCCACCGCCCGCGGCGTGAACCCCTTGGAGATGATGCGGCGGGTCTTGGTGTGCTTGGGCGGGTCGAGGTTGAGCAACAGCATGTCGCCGAGCATGTCGATCTGCTCGCGCGTGGTCTCCTCGTTGAACCGGATGATCGCGGTGTTCTGATGCGAGGAGAACACCTCGGGATTCTTGGAGATCTCCTTGATGTGCGCGAGCTTGGAGACGACCCAGTACCCGCCGTCGTCGAAGCCGCTGGCCCGGTTGTGCTGAGCGCACCACCACACCGGGGCGGTGCGGCGCAGTTCGGCGAACTCCGCGATGGGCAGGCGGCTGGCGAGCAGGTCGGGGTCGGTGAAGTCGAATCCCGTCGGGATCGACGGCGTGGTCACGGTCACGGCTAACTCCTACGGTCCGGTCCTGGCGCAGACCTGGACGACGATGTGGGAACTCGGTCCAAGCAGATGCAACCACAGAACCAAGCTCCGTGAACAGTGTTTAGTAAAACCCGTTTACTTTTTGCGGCGACGGCCGCGCCACCGATTCGCGAACTCCCGCGCTCGACCTGGTCGCGAGGACCGGCTCACCGCAGCGCAATCAGCGGCGGTGGCTGCCAACGCCTCTGCAAGACCGCCGCTTTCGGCGCGAACAAGGCCAGGGTCACCGAAAACGGCTCCG
Encoded here:
- a CDS encoding cytochrome P450, with product MTTPSIPTGFDFTDPDLLASRLPIAEFAELRRTAPVWWCAQHNRASGFDDGGYWVVSKLAHIKEISKNPEVFSSHQNTAIIRFNEETTREQIDMLGDMLLLNLDPPKHTKTRRIISKGFTPRAVESLRAALTERAARIVHEAKKAGSGDFVEQVACELPLQAIAELLGIPQEDRKKIFDWSNQMISYDDPEFEGDHQAATAEVMGYAWNMAEQRRACPAEDIVTQLVNADIDGEHLGSDEFAFFVILLSVAGNETTRNSITHGMKAFVDNPEQWEIYKQQRPRTAPDEIVRWATPVTAFQRTATQDTVLGGQEIKKGQRLGLFYSSANFDEEAFENPFSFDVLRDPNPHVGFGGTGTHYCVGANLARLQIDLMFNAIADAMPGLRQVSDPVRLRSGWLNGIKRWDVEYA